Genomic segment of Eleutherodactylus coqui strain aEleCoq1 chromosome 1, aEleCoq1.hap1, whole genome shotgun sequence:
taacaagatctgatttcagcatgaaacatttcccacattctgaacaagtaaatggtttctctcctgtatgaattctttTATGTTTCACAAGACTTGATTTGTCTCTAAAAGATTTTCCACATTCTAAGCATGAGAATGACTTCTCTGCTGAGTGACGTCTCTGATGATCCTTACGATGACTATTAGtagtgaaacatttcccacattctgaacatgaatatggtttctctcctgtgtgacatctctgatgtttaacaagttgCGATTCATatgtaaaacctttcccacattctaaacaggaGTGTGGCTTattccctgtgtgaattctaaCATGTCTAATAAGATCAAATTTACCTGTAAAAGATtccccacattctggacatggaaacggcttctcttctgtgtgattTCTCATATGCCGAACAAGATCTGATCtatcagaaaaacatttcccacattctgaacatgaatacggtttcTCTGCTGTGTGAATCTTGATATGTCTAAAAAGATCTGATTTACgtgtaaaacatttctcacattctgaacaggagtaTGGCTTCTCTACTGTATGAGTTCGTTCATGGCTACGAAGACCTGCTTTacatgcaaaacatttcccacattctgaacacgaaaattgcttctctcctgtgtgatttgtTCTGTGTATAAAAAGACCTGAGTTCTTTACAACCTGTTTTCCACATTCTCCAAAACTTTTCTGAACCGTACTTGTAGTAATATTCTGCGATTGGTCAAGTGAATGTTCCTCGTGATTAGTGGAATCATATAATAGATCTGTACTCTCAAATTTTGGACATACAATATTGttaatgaggttttctcctgaagAGTGCAACACAAtgtcttcatcttctactttacaATTTAGCAAGGGCATGAGCTTTCCATCAGAATTCTCACTGGGATCATATGACTGATCTGTACTGTCAAGTTCTGAATGCATGTTAACGGTAATGAGGTTGTTTCCTGAAGAATGCTGCATGATATCATTATCTTCTACTTTATAATTTAGAGATGGCATCACATTTCCATCAGAGATCTCACTGGGATTTTCTGTTAGGATTAAAATTTGAATTAGTCATTTTTATATTGCAAAAAGTAGACAAATTTATAATATTCATATCAGGCTAGAAAAATGGGCAGCGTTTGATCTGGTATTTTTTAAGCTAaagtcagaagtggatccagccaGATGGAGACTTTTAAGCTTTTCTTGTATATTTCCATTACTTTTAAATCTACTTCTGTCTTTCATTCaaaacaaaaactgcatgtgatTCCAGCCTTATTAAACTTTGTCCAATAATTTTAAATGTATCAACGGCCAAGACCCCGATGCTGGTCCACATTCTGTGAGATGTTCAATAACGTAAACCTAATTCAAAAATCCCAATCTTGTCTGGCAATCAAACCTGTTCTCTGCCAACATGCTTAGCCCTTTAATAGCAATTTTGCATCATTTAAATATTATTCAACGGAAAACAGTTTTGGACAGCTTTAAACCTTTTAGTTCCGGTTTGACACATCATTTCTTGGGAAAAAAAAGGTGCTGGTTTTCATGCAGTTTGATTTTGAATCTACTTTTGACTTTAaatgaatgggaaatataaagctaGAATACACTTCTCCTTGCTGCATCCACTGCTGACTTTgactcaaaaaaataaataacaatctgctacaaaactgcatcaaaagctGCAGTTTGCTTTTCcccaaaatgctgtaaaaataccCTAATGTATGCATCCCAGGTTAAATTCATGACCATGTCAACGAGGCCCACACAGTCTCATGTTCTCAGTTTTATGAAGCATCTGTATGATGTATGGCATAGACAGAAGGAAGTTATCGATCAGAATCTGTAATAAAGGTTTCCGACACACCATAGAATCCATTTCACTTAGTATTTAGGCTCTTTTAATGGTAAAGAGTGCCCCAACAAGTTCTAAAAAGGGGACCTAAGGAAGTGGCCTCTGAATTTagccaattaaccccttaatgacgcggcccctttttctttttccatttttgttttttcttccccccatcaaagaaatcgtaactcctttatttatccatcaacgtcgctgtatgagggcttgttttttgcgggacaagttgtatttttcaatggtgctatttaaagtaccatataccgtatataccggcgtataaggcgacggggcgtataagacgaccccccaacttccaccttatacgccggtattcagtggagaaaaaaaaaaaaatcattactcacctcccccggtgtccTGTCGCGCtctggcaggatgtcgctcgctcctcgtccccggcgcagcattcctttctgaatgcggggcttgaaatccccgcttccagaaagctaatacacacgccggcagccatgacatcattgaatggctgtgattggctaaaacacacgtggcttcagccaatcacactattcaatgacatcattgaatggctgtgattggctaaaacacacgtggcttcagccaatcacactattcaatgacatcattgaatgggtgtgattgctaacacgtgcgccttcagccaatcacagccattcaatgctgtcatggctgccggcgtgtgtactagctttctggaagcggggatttcaagccccgcattcagaaagcaatgctgcgccggggacgaggagcgagcgacatcctgccggagagcgacagaacgccgggggaggtgagtaatgaattttttttttttacactttttttttttttgtattaccggcgcataagacgacccccgacttcagacccgatttttcggggttcaaaagtcgtcttatacgccggtatatacggtaatgtgctgaaaaactttaaaaaaattctaagtggagtaaaatgaaaaaaaaccacatttcgCCATCTTGTAGTGCGtctcgtttctacggcgcacaaacggcaacaaaagcaacataactttattctataggtcgcTACGATTAATACGATGCCAAAcatgtataggttttttcttactatactattttatttttcatagacatttaatttttttcaattattttctgcagtcattttgtgcgcgcaataacttttttatttttccgtcgaagtAGTTGagaaagggctcattttttgcgggatgtcctgtagtttccaataatatcaatttggaatacatacgactttttgatcgcttttttttttgcgtttttttctgggagacagggtaactaaaaaagtgcatttctagcgtttttatttatttttttttcggacgaagttcactgtgcgggaaaaataatgcactactttgatagatcggacttttacggacccggcaataccaaatacatatattttataatttagattttttaataatatatatggcaaaaggggggtgatttaaacttttataacttttttttttttacaattaaaaaactttattgattcttttttttacattgctttgaagtccccctgggggactttaacatgtgatgctttgatcgctctggcagtatgacgtaatgctatagcattacgtcatactgcaatttaacaggcagtctatcaagccaccccatggggatggcttgataggcagtctagtaaggcagctctggggcctttcattaggcccccggctaccataacacctgcacggctcccccgatctcaccgcggggggtggggggcgtgcgggacccccgaacattgttcggtggatttaaatgccgctgtcaggattgacagcggcatttaaatggttaatagccgcgatcggccgaacggccgatagcagctattgcccacgggtgtcagctgttataaacagctgacgcccacactgtatgaagagaggttgccacgcaacataccccgccgctccatgatgtaccggtacgtcatggagcgggaaggggttaaagagagagctgtcaccatccttttgcacCCTTCTCcgagggcagcacaaggtagttacagcgatgtatctgctgtgtgcatctgtgcagtaTTTTTTGAGAAactgcatagaggactacttaaagtagtcctagatattcatgagctgcaggctagctacatccaccccaccctccagctaCTGACTGACTGCTGTCTGTTACTTTGCATATAGAgtaagctgccaatcattggctaggtgggtgtggctaggctgcatctcatgaatatgcaggactagttatgTGTCTGGTTGCTACTAATAAtttgcaagtttctccaaaacgacAGcaaagatccacacagcagatataTTACTATAATTTGTGTAACTGTCACTACCCTATTCAAATGTGAAGCAGGTACTTCCTAAGAATCATGTATctggaattttatttattttaaactagACTAGTGTCAACCCCAGCAAAACCCACATAACTTAAGCTCCATAGTGTCCAAACCTGTTTGCATCTTAATAACACTTTAACAGAGAATAATTATCTTTTTGCACATAACAGGAACTTGTGACTGTTTTCATGAAATTCTATATTTTACTCAGGTAG
This window contains:
- the LOC136615666 gene encoding zinc finger protein 3-like; protein product: MSVNLLDQPTSLVLGYTSCGWQLTPGGQVGNLDLFQIEEVKGVPAFKEIWEVPVSSPDGRWSPTSVVMGSWKTDYRYHRSERELHKPSGLSSSLVFSSKAVLLLNEPPRMDKERSDITKRILNFTLEIIYLLTGEDYTIVKKTLGDGTTPNSHLHESEGWSQSPIIEDPPHLPIHEQKILELTNKITELLTGEVPIRCQDVAVYFSMEEWEYLGHKDLYKDLMMENHQPLLSQENPSEISDGNVMPSLNYKVEDNDIMQHSSGNNLITVNMHSELDSTDQSYDPSENSDGKLMPLLNCKVEDEDIVLHSSGENLINNIVCPKFESTDLLYDSTNHEEHSLDQSQNITTSTVQKSFGECGKQVVKNSGLFIHRTNHTGEKQFSCSECGKCFACKAGLRSHERTHTVEKPYSCSECEKCFTRKSDLFRHIKIHTAEKPYSCSECGKCFSDRSDLVRHMRNHTEEKPFPCPECGESFTGKFDLIRHVRIHTGNKPHSCLECGKGFTYESQLVKHQRCHTGEKPYSCSECGKCFTTNSHRKDHQRRHSAEKSFSCLECGKSFRDKSSLVKHKRIHTGEKPFTCSECGKCFMLKSDLVKHQKCHSEERSI